The window GCAGAAAAGCCCATGGATTGCAAGAAAATGAGATACAGAATGATGAGATCAGAGTCTATATAGCAAATATTTTACTTTTACTACTCTTATTGACCGTTTCACAAGCTTGATGTGCACGCTGCACACTGGTTATAAAGTAACCAACTTATAAAATTTGAGCTGTGGGCTCAATCAATAAGGCAACGAAAAAGTTGCCGCTCGGCAGTCGACCCGGCTGTCCGCATGGCCTTAACCCGAAAACGGGTGGTCGAAAAATATTTACATGAAAGATCACAGCATTGCTGCATTTCATACTTTAATAATAATATACCCGATGGCGAAGAATGTCAAGAAAGAAATTCTCGGTGTGCCCCGACGTAAAAAGAAACGACATCGCGTCTGCCATGTCGTTTCTTATGAAGCTTTATTCGTCCGCAGCTTTCGCATCCTCAGAATCTACCGCATAGCAGAGAATCATCAGACTGTCGGAAAAGTGCACATTTTCAACCGGAATGCCCAATCCTTCCAAATGAAGGTCCTCTCCGGTAAAATTCCACAGGCCACGGATACCATGGTCGACCAGATTTTTGGCCATATAGGGCGCAATCCCATGCGGTACCGTCAACACCGCAACATCTGGATGATGCTGATCGACATAGTCGTACAGTTCGGCCACGTCGCGGATGTTGACCGGTCCGAAATCCATGCCAACGACTTTTTTATCGGCGTCAAATGCACAAATCAAATCAAAACCGCTGGCTTTGAAATCAAAATTCTTCAAAAGTGCGCGGCCAATATTACCGACGCCGACCAAAATTGCTTTTCGCTGACGATGGATGCCTAAGATCTCTCCCAGGCCTTCGCACAGCTTTTCCACGTTATAGCCATATCCCTGCTGTCCAAATCCGCCAAAACAATTAAAATCCTGTCGGATTTGCGATGCGGTCAATCCCATCGATTCCGCAAGCGCACGGGATGATATACGTTGCACACCATTCGCCCGGAGCCTCGAAACATAACGATAGTAGCGGGGAATGCGGTGGATGACCGCCCGGGATACCTTCTGTTTCTTGTCCAAAGCGAAGCCTCCTACTTATTTCAATCGAGAGAAGCAATGGTTTCCAGCACGTAATCGGTAAACTCCTGCGCAGTTGCGCCGGTATCACGGCCGGTGATCACATACTTCTTCTTTTCATACATACAGATATCCAAAGCGCGATCGAGTTTCTTTGCCAGTTCGATCTCGCCAATGTGTTCGAGCAGCATGACCGATGCACGCAGTACCGACGACGGGTCGGCATACTTTGCGCGGCCTTCCTGCACCATACGCGGCGCCGAGCCATGGATTGCTTCGAACATCGCATACCGCTTGCCGATGTTAGCCGAACCAGCCGTACCAACACCACCCTGGATTTCCGCAGCTTCGTCGGTGATGATATCGCCGTACAGGTTGGGCAGTACAACGACCTTGAAATCACGGCGACGCTTGTCGTCCAGCAGCTTTGCGGTCATGATGTCGATATACCAGTCGTCAAATACGACTTCCGGATACTCAGCGGCAACCTTCTGGCAGGTATCGAGGAACTTGCCATCGGTCGTCTTGATGATGTTGGCCTTGGTTACACAAGAAACACGGTTCTTACCGGTCTTTTTCGCGTAATCAAATGCCAGACGGGCAATACGTTCACAGCCCTGCGAAGTCGCGACTGTAAAGTCGATGAACAGATCGTCCTCGATCTGCACGCCCTGCGAGCCGACTGCATAGCCGCCTTCGGTGTTTTCACGGTAGAACGTCCAGTCGATGCCGAGTTCGGGTACCTTCACCGGACGGACGTTGGCAAACAGGTCGAGCGCCTTACGCATTGCAACATTGGCAGACTCTACGTTCGGCCACGGATCGCCCTTACGCGGGGTCGTGGTCGGTCCCTTGAGGATGACATGGCAAGCCTTGAGTTCTTCCATGACATCCGGCGGAATAGCGCAGCCCAGTTCAGCACGGCGCTCAATGGTCAGGCCATCGATCACACGGAATTCAACCTTGCCCGCCTTGACCTTATCGGCCAGCAGGGTTTCCAGCGCATGCTGCGCCATACCGGTGATCATCGGGCCAATGCCGTCGCCGCCGCAAACGCCGATGATAATTTTATCCAACTTGGAATAGTCGATGAAATCGCCCTGCTCCTTCATCGCACGGATGCGCGCGAGCTGGCTTTCTACGACTTTTTCATATTGCGCAATTGCTTTTTCAGATAATGCCATTGGGGTGTCCTCCAACTAATCGATATTATTTTAACAATTTTTCAGCTAGTTGTCAACGAGTCGTCCAGACTCCTTTGGTCAGACGCCGGTAAAAAATTTGATGCAACCGTATCTTTGACAAAAATATGACTTAGCCGTTTTGCTTTTTCGCATAATTGAGCGTACCGCCTGCCAGCAGTGCACCGCGCTGACGGTCGGAAACTTCGCATTCCGCCTGGAAGGTGTAGCCATTGACAACTACCGTCACACGGCTGCCATTTTTAATTTCCTCGGCAATATGCGGCAGCTGGATGCTGTCGTTCAGGCTGATCTTATCGTAGTCTGCCGGGTCAACGAACGTCAACGGGATGATGCCCGAGTTGACCAGGTTGGCCTTGTGGATACGGGCAAACGACTTGACTAGAACCGCACGAACGCCCAGATATAGCGGCACCAGTGCAGCATGTTCACGGGACGAGCCCTGACCATAGTTTGCACCGCCGACGATCACGCCACCACCCTGCTCCTGGCAGCGAGCCGGGAACTTGGGATCGACGTTAATGAAGCAGTAGTTGGAGTAATACGGGATGTTGGAACGATACGGCAGCAGCTTGGCGCCAGCCGGCAGGATGTGGTCGGTAGTGATGTTGTCCTCGATCTTAAGGACGACCTTACCAGCATAGCTGTCTTCCAGTTCCTTGCCCAGCGGGAAGAGCTTGATGTTCGGACCACGACGTACTTCAACGGTGGACGGGTCTTCCGCGGGCTTGATAATCAGATTATCGTTGATATCAAAATGCTCGGGCATTTCGATGACCGGTGCCTCACCCAGCGTACGCGGGTCGGTCAGGACACCAGCCAGCGCCGAAGCGGCAGCCACTTCGGGCGAAACCAGATAGATCTGTGCATCCTGGGTACCCGAACGACCTTCGAAGTTGCGATTAAAGGTACGCAGCGAAACGCCGCCCGATTCGGGAGACTGGCCCATACCGATGCATGGACCGCAAGCGCATTCCAGAATACGAGCGCCGGCTGCAATGATATCCGACAGGGCGCCGTTCTTGGCGAGCATATCAAATACCTGCTTGGAACCCGGGCTGATGGTCAGCGATACATCCGGATGAATGGTCTTGCCCTTCAGGATGGCAGCGACCTTCATCATATCATAGTAAGACGAGTTGGTGCACGAACCGATGCAGCACTGGTTGACCGTGATCGGGCCGATCTCGGTGACCGGCTTCACATTGTCGGGCATGTGCGGCATCGCAGCCAGCGGCACCAGCGTATTAAGGTCTACCGTGTATTCTTCATCGTACTTGGCATCCGGGTCGGATGCGAGCGGTACATAAACATCGCCGCGGCCCTGTGCTTCCAGAAATGCCTTGGTCACTTCGTCCGACGGGAAAATGGACGTGGTGGCGCCCAGTTCAGCGCCCATATTGGTGATCGTTGCACGCTCGGGTACCGACAGCGTCGCAACGCCTTCGCCTGCATACTCTACAATCTTGCCAACGCCGCCCTTGACGGTCATCTGGCGCAGTACATCCAAAATGATGTCCTTGGCAGCGACCCACGGCTGCAATTTGCCGGTCAGGGTCACGCGTACCATCTTGGGCATGGGGATGTAATACGCGCCGCCGCCCATGGCGACCGCAACGTCCAGGCCGCCTGCACCAAACGCCAGCATACCGATGCCGCCGCCGGTGGGGGTGTGGCTGTCCGAACCAATCAGGGTCTTGCCCGGTGCGCCAAAGCGTTCGAGATGTACCTGATGGCAGATACCGTTGCCTGCCTTGGAGTAGTAGATGCCATGCTTCTTGGCAACCGTACCGATGTACTTGTGGTCGTCCGCATTCTCAAAACCAGACTGGAGGGTATTGTGGTCAATATAGGCAACCGATCGTTCGGTCTTGACCTGGTCGACTCCCATGGCCTCAAATTGCAGGTACGCCATGGTACCCGTGGCGTCCTGGGTCAGGGTCTGATCGATTTTCAAACCGATCTCCTGGCCCTGCACCATTTCCCCATCGACCAGATGTGCTTTCAGAATTTTTTCTGCAATCGTCATTCCCATTGTCTTGCATCGCTCCTCATGATGATCCGTGCGGCAAACCCTTGCCGCAGCTTTCCTCTATGTGACGGCTTCCACAGCCTTCTCCACGGCGTTGTGCCGTGCCCAAATTGTAAAAAAACGGCTTTCGAAACGAAACCCTTCTTATTTTAACGCAAAAGCCGCTGTTTTTCCAGAGTAAATCACGAAATTTTTTGACAAATCTTTTCGCTGATTTCGGCTGTTGCAAAAGCATTTTGCAGGGTCGTGCCCAGATTGCCGGCTTGGAATTCATAATACGCCTGGCTTCCGATCATGGCCGCATTGTCGCCGCACAAGTGGAGCGGTGGCAGATAAAGCTGGATCTTCCGGCGGGCTGCCATTTCATGCAGGGCTTTGCGCAGCCAGGAATTGGCGGCTACCCCGCCGGCACAGACCACATCCCGCACACCGGTCTGGTCGATCGCAAGCTCCAGCCGGGGCACTAGCGTATCGACTACTGCTGCACAAAATGCGGCCGCCAGAGCGGGTTTATCAATGGTTTCGCCCTTTTGCTCGGCGTTATGCGCCAGATTGATGACCGCTGTTTTCAGGCCCGAGAACGAAAAATCCAGTGGAGCATCTTTGACTTTGGAATGCGGCAGCGGATATTTGGACGCATCGCCGCCGCGCGCCATGGTATCGATCTTCGGTCCACCCGGGTATCCCACGCCCAGCACGCGCGCAACCTTATCAAAAGCTTCTCCTGCTGCGTCGTCCCGCGTGCCGCCCAGAATTTCAAAAGAGGTATAATCCCGGACCAGCACCAGCAAACTATGCCCACCTGAAGCCACCAGCGTTAAAAACGGCGGCTTCAGCTCGGAAAACACCAGATAATTTGCCGCGATATGGCCCCGGATGTGATGCACCGGGATAAACGGTTTCTGTAAAGAATACGCCAGGGACTTGCCGAAATTGGCGCCTACCAGCAAGGCACCGATCAGTCCCGGCGCGCAGGTCGCCGCAACAGCGTCAACGTCCGATGCATCCATATTGGCTTCCCGCAAGGCCAGATCGATGACACGCACCACGGCCTCCATATGCCGGCGGGAAGCGATTTCCGGAACCACCCCGCCATAGAGGGCATGAGTCTCCACCTGACTGTCTACGATATTGGATAAAATATGCCGTCCGTCTTCGATGATCGCAGCGGCGGTTTCATCGCAAGAGGACTCAATCGCTAAAATTTTCATTTCAAATCATCCATTTCTTTGTCTGGCATCCTGTTGTCAACGCATGGTGCCATCCGATATTTCTTTTTCCATACATAGCACATTCGAATCGCCCACAAAATCCCCGTAATTGTCGCAAACCTGATAGCCCAGATGGCGATAGGCTGTGATTGCCCCTTCCATATCCGAACCAGTTTCCAGCACCGCCCGATGGCAGCCAGATGCTGCGGCATGCTGCTCGATGGCTTCCATCAGCTGGCGTGCGATCCCCTGCTCCCGATATGCAGGGCGGACATACATGCGTTTGACCTCTGCTGTGACGGCATCCATCGCTTTCCAGCAGCAGCATGCGACCGGGACTTCCTGCACATAGGCCACCGCGGCACCAGCCATTTTTGTCAGGTCATGATATTTTTGATATTTCCGCGTGGCTTCTCCGTAACGTTTCACGAAAAAGTCATCCAATTCTGCGGTCAACATGTGTAAATGTGGGTGATTAACTTCTACAAATTTTAATTCCATATTCTTCATTCCAATCTTCCAAAGGTCCATCAATCGGCCGATTCTTTATCCAAAAATAAGGTCATCAGCATGGCGTCCTCTTTGGGGTCATGATAGAACGCTTTGCGCGTGCCCACAGAAATATAGCCTGCCTTTTCATATAAAGCAATGGCTGCTACATTGGATACCCGTACTTCCAGGGTAATAAACGACAGCCCCTGCTTCTCCGCTGCTTTTTGCAGTTCCTGCAATAGACGGCGGGCAATGCCATGCCGCCGGGCATCCGGCCGAACCGCTACATTGGTGATATATCCTTCATCCAGCACGGTTTTACAGCCCACATATCCCAGCGGTTCCGGCCCCTCCGCTACCAGGAACAAACTTCCGTCCTCTTCCAACTCTGCCGCCAAAGCGTTTTCGCTCCAAGGGGTGTGAAAGCATTGCTGCTCAATCACTGCTAGGGCCGGAATATGCTCTGGCTGCATTTTTGCGATTTTGATTTTCATGATAACCTCTCAATAATTGCCGATACCCCCGTGCGAATCTGTTCAGCGCACTGGCGGTATGTATCCAGATCCCCACCAAAAGGATCGGATATATCCTGCGGCAACAAGGTGAATAATTTACTTTCCGCTTGCGGGAATTCGGCTAAAACGCGGTCATAGTGCGCGCCGGTCATGCAGACTAGATATTTTGCGTCCGCAACAATTTGACTGTTTAACATTCGCGAATGATGCCCAGACAAATCGGCTCCCATCTCAGCCGCAGCTGTGCGGGCATGTTCGGATGCCGGCAAACCATCCACGGTAAAAATACCAGCTGACTCTGCATGCAGTCCGGTTTTCTCCTCCCCGCCCAGCGCCCGAAACAGGCCTTCGGCCATCGGGCTGCGGCAGGTATTGCCTGTACATAAAAATACGATTTTGTCCATCGTTCACCCTCCTTGCAAGGCATTGACCTTGCCATCCATGTCAATGCATATAACCTCTGTAAAGGTTGCTGCCAGTAACCTTTACACGGTACAATTATCCCTTTGCAGTATACCAATCATGCCCTGTATGCGCTTCTGCGATAAGAGGAGCATCCATTTTTATCGCACCCTCCATTTCTTCGGTCAGAAGCTTGGTGACGACTTCCTGCTCCTCCAGTGGGGCTTCCAAAATCAGCTCGTCATGCACCTGCAAGATCAATTTACTGCGATATCCTTCCTCTCGCAGGCGGCGCCAGACGCGCAGCATGGCGATTTTGATAATATCCGCTGCCGTCCCCTGAATGGGCGTATTCATGGCTACGCGTTCGCCAAACGAACGGATCGCAAAGCTTTTGCTGGAAAGCTCCGGCAAATAACGGCGACGACCAAACAACGTTTCGACATATCCATGTTCTTTGGCAAACGCTTTGCTTTCCTGCATATATCGGTCTACACCTGGATAGGTCGCCAGATAGCTTTGAATGAATTCCCGCGCCTGTTTGCGGGTCACCCCAATATCGCCCGCCAGCGCAAAATCGGAGATGCCATATACAATACCAAAGTTGACTGCCTTGCAACTGGAGCGCATTTGGCTGGTGACTTCTTCCGGCGGCACGCCATAGACCTTGGAAGCCGTCGCCGCATGGATATCCTGCCCGTGCCGGAAAGCTTCCAGCATGGCTTCATCTTTCGCGATATGGGCCAATACCCGCAGCTCAATCTGTGAATAGTCGGCATCAATCAGAACATGTTGTTCGTCCTCAGCAATGAACATACGGCGCAGTTCCCGTCCCAACTCAGTCCGTACCGGAATATTCTGCAAATTGGGGTCGGTCGAAGATAACCGTCCGGTCGCGGTCACGGTCTGCTGAAAATGCGAATGAATACGCCCATCCTTGGGGTCGATCACTTTGAGCAAACCGTCCACATAGGTGCTTTTCAGTTTGGTCAGCTGCCGGTATTCGAGCACTTCCCCGACGATGGGATGATATCCCACAATGGCTTCCAGCACTTCCGCACTGGTCGAATAGCCACTCTTGGTCTTTTTCTGCACTGGAAGGCCCAGGCGCTCAAACAAGATTTCGCCCAGCTGTTTGGGGGAATTGATATTGAATGTTCCGCCTGCATCCGCATAGATGCGTTCGGTCAGCGACTCAATCCGCTCATCGAGCTGCTCGCCAAACTCCTGCAGCAATTGAGGGTCTGCCTTGCAGCCAATGTGCTGCATATCGGCCAGCACGGTCATGAGCGGCAATTCAAGATCAAAGTATAGTTTTTTGAGTGCAGGCTGCTCATCCAATCGTTTGGCGATCTCATCGTGCACCAGCTTGACTGCTTCGGTCCATCGAGCCAGAAGGCGGACCGCTTCCTCACGCCCGCCCAAGGGAGAAAAGGCATCTTCTTTTTCAAAGGCTGCATCCGGCAGTTCCAAATTCAAATAAGACAGGGTGACCCGCTGCAAATCATAGGCTCCTTCGGCTGGATTGAGCAAATAGGCACCCAGACAAGTGTCAAATACGACACCCTCTGGCCAAATGCACCGGGCCATCAGCTGCACATAGCTCTCTTTGATATCATGCGCCACCAGCTGAACGGCACCGGAAAATAGACGGCGCAGCAATTCAAACCACTCGTCGGAGGAAAAATCGTTCTCCACATAAACGAAAGCCTGACTTCCCTGCAACAAACAAAAGGCGTCCTGCCGGGCGGTCATGTACAGATAGACCGTATCATTACAGGATTTGATCTGTGCTAGACCTGCTTCAAACTGGTCCATCGTTTGAATTGTCAGCGTGCTTTCCGGGGCTTCCGGTACATCGTCGACCGTGAGACCAAGGCGTTTGATAAAGCTCTTAAACTCCAACCGAGTCAGCAAGGCATACAGCCCTTCCTCATCGATAAATTCTTCCGATAACGCTGTGGGGTCGATAGGCAATGGCGCATTGCGATCAATCGTCGCAAGCCAAAAGCTGTCCCGCGCACTTTGTGCACCGGCTTCCAACTTGTCCCGTACTCCTTTTTTGATGTCGGGGCTGTCCAGATTTTCGTAAATCGCATCCAGCGACCCAAAGCGCAGCAGCAGATTCATCGCTGTTTTTTGCCCGATGCCCGGTACGCCGCTGATATTATCCGAAGAATCGCCCATCAGGGCTTTCAGATCGATCAAATGGATGGGTGCAAATCCGTATTCTTCTTGGAACAAAGCTTCATCGTACCGGGTCGTGGTCGTCTGGCCCATCTTGGTGGTCACCAAACGAACGGTCGTCCCGCCGCCGACCAGCTGCAAGCTGTCTCGGTCACCGGTTACAATGACGCATTCGTCCCCATGCTCGTTGAGCACCCGGCTGATCGTGCCGATCAGATCATCTGCCTCATAACCGGCCTGTTCGCAGCAAGTGACTCCCAGCTTATCCAGCACATCCTTCATCACAGGCAGCTGAACGGCCAATTCGTCCGGCATCCCCTTTCGGGTCGCCTTGTAGCTGTCAAACTTCTTGTGACGGAAGGTCTTTTCCCGCACGTCAAAACAAACGATTGTCCGGTCGGGGCATTCTTCGTCTTGCAGCTTAAAAAAGGTCGATAAAAACCCATAGATTGCATTGGTATACAAGCCTTCGTGGTTGGTGAGCAGCCGCACGCCATAAAACGCGCGGTTTAAAATGCTGTTGCCATCAATGACCATGATTTTCATAGGCGTTTCCTCATTCCACAGTTTTCGATATTGAATATAGTATACTCCAAATCGTGCTTTTGCACAACCGAACCGGCAAAATAACCTGTTTTATACAAAAACATGCGGCCTACTCCAATGCAGGCCGCATGTTTGATCTTAATCTTCTAATTTTAAATCGTTTTCTTTGATCCATCCCATCTTCCGCAAGATCTCGCAAAAGATGACGGACAGGATGGCCGGCAGCACGAAGCTGATGAGGATAAGTCCCAACCATTCCATCATACCGGGTGATACGGGGGCTGCATTGTTCGTCGGCGAAATCCAGCCGGTATATACGCCGATCTGACCCACCAGTCCGCAGGTACCCATGCCCGACGAAACGGGCGCACCGTTCATCTGCAAGCCAAAGACACAGGTTGCAATTGGTCCGGTAATCGCTGACGCCAGTGTGGGCGGAATCCAGATGCGCGGATTGCGTACAATATTGGGCATTTGCAGCATTGAGGTCCCCAATCCTTGAGAAACTAGGCCGCCCCAGCGGTTTTCCCGGAAACTCATCACTGCAAAACCGATCATCTGCGCGCAGCAACCAGCAACCGCGGCGCCACCAGCCAAACCAGTCAAGCCCAACGCTGCACAAATGGCGGCCGACGAAATCGGTAACGTCAGTGCGACGCCGACAACGACCGAAACGACCACGCCCATCAGGAACGGCTGCAAATCGGTCGCCCACATAATGATCTGCCCAACTGCGGAGGCCGCAGCGCCAATGGCCGGTGCGCACCAAGCCGCTAACATACAGCCCGAGAAAATCGTGACAAACGGCGTCACTAGGATATCGATTTTGGTTTCCTTGGATACCGCCTTTCCCAATTCGGCTGCAATGACGGTAATGATCAGCACCGCAAGTGGACCACCGGCGCCGCCCAATTCATTGGTAGCCGAGCCAACGGTAATGAGCGAAAACAGCACCAGCGGCGGACAATGCAGTGCCCAACCGATGGCACAAGCCATCGCTGCGCCGACAACGTGCGTTTCTTTGGCGAAGTCACCCACTTGGACAAATACATCGATGCCCAATTGGGTGCCCAGCGTACCGACGATTGTGCCAATCAGAAGCGAGGCAAACAGGCCTTGCGCCATGGCGCCCAGTGCATCGACACCATATCGTTTTGCGGAGATTTCGATGTCCTTCCTCCGCAGAAATTCTTTTACGTTACTCATTTGAATCCGTCCTTTTTAATATGTCTTGTCACCTGTCAAATATAATAACAAATCTGCTGACAAATTGCAATCCTTTTTTGCATAAAAAACAGCGGCCTAAAAGGCCGCTGCTCTTTACGTATCATCTTCCATCTTTTCGAAGGTCAAAATTACTTTGAACAAATCGCCATCTACCATCAGTTCAAATTTGCCTTGCATCAGCTCGGTCAAACTTTGTGCAATGGACAAGCCCAAACCACTTCCTTCAGTCGAACGCGAAGCGTCGCCGCGGACAAAACGTTCCATCAGCTCATCTGCCGCAATGTTGAGCCGTTCACGCGAGATATTCTTCAGAGAAATGACCACCTGATTGGACCGGGTTTCCAAATCCATATATACCCGGGTACCCGGCATAGCATACTTGGTGATATTTCCAAGCAGATTATCAAACACGCGCCAAAGCAGGCGTCCATCCGCATAAATCGACGGCTCTTGCTCTGGGATGCTCAGCACAACATCCAGATTGCAGGACTGAAACCGTTCTGCGTATTCTCCGACACATTGCCGGAGCAGTTCGCCAGCATGGCTGCGTTCGGCATGAACTGTGATATTGCCGGTCGTTGCCTTACTGACTTCGATCAAATCGGTAATCAATTTTTTGAGTTTTGCGGATTGCCGGTCTAGTACGTCAAGATATTCTGTGGCCGGACCATCAGGTACCGGTTCCCCCTTGAGCAAATCGACATAGTTGATGATCGATGTCAAAGGGGTTTTGATATCGTGCGAAACATTGGTGAGCAACTCATAACGCATACGTTCGCTTTTGAGCCGTTCTTCGACGGCTACCGTCATCCCATCGGAAATCGCATTGAGATTGCGGGCATGGTCCTGTAAATCCCAATACATGTGATCGGTCGGCACCTTATAATCCAAATCGCCGCCTGCAAGTCGCTCCCCACCTTTTTTGAGCCGGTCGAGCTGCACGGCAAAAAAGCCGACGCCCAAAAGAATCAAGATATCGAGCAGCAACATGAGCAAAAACAAGCCGCCATCATAAACGGAGTGGAATGCCAGGAATTCCAAAACAATGAGCAATACCGCCGTAATGCCTACCAGTTTCCAAATAACATTTAAGTGCCGGAACAAGTCGGAGAGTTGGCCGAAAATCGTTCCCAAGCCATGCCGCACTTTGCGTAAAAGAGGAAGCAAAGCATTGGGCTTGGGTTCCGTCGCGCCGCCT of the Intestinibacillus sp. Marseille-P6563 genome contains:
- a CDS encoding redox-sensing transcriptional repressor Rex; amino-acid sequence: MDKKQKVSRAVIHRIPRYYRYVSRLRANGVQRISSRALAESMGLTASQIRQDFNCFGGFGQQGYGYNVEKLCEGLGEILGIHRQRKAILVGVGNIGRALLKNFDFKASGFDLICAFDADKKVVGMDFGPVNIRDVAELYDYVDQHHPDVAVLTVPHGIAPYMAKNLVDHGIRGLWNFTGEDLHLEGLGIPVENVHFSDSLMILCYAVDSEDAKAADE
- a CDS encoding isocitrate/isopropylmalate family dehydrogenase, encoding MALSEKAIAQYEKVVESQLARIRAMKEQGDFIDYSKLDKIIIGVCGGDGIGPMITGMAQHALETLLADKVKAGKVEFRVIDGLTIERRAELGCAIPPDVMEELKACHVILKGPTTTPRKGDPWPNVESANVAMRKALDLFANVRPVKVPELGIDWTFYRENTEGGYAVGSQGVQIEDDLFIDFTVATSQGCERIARLAFDYAKKTGKNRVSCVTKANIIKTTDGKFLDTCQKVAAEYPEVVFDDWYIDIMTAKLLDDKRRRDFKVVVLPNLYGDIITDEAAEIQGGVGTAGSANIGKRYAMFEAIHGSAPRMVQEGRAKYADPSSVLRASVMLLEHIGEIELAKKLDRALDICMYEKKKYVITGRDTGATAQEFTDYVLETIASLD
- a CDS encoding aconitate hydratase encodes the protein MGMTIAEKILKAHLVDGEMVQGQEIGLKIDQTLTQDATGTMAYLQFEAMGVDQVKTERSVAYIDHNTLQSGFENADDHKYIGTVAKKHGIYYSKAGNGICHQVHLERFGAPGKTLIGSDSHTPTGGGIGMLAFGAGGLDVAVAMGGGAYYIPMPKMVRVTLTGKLQPWVAAKDIILDVLRQMTVKGGVGKIVEYAGEGVATLSVPERATITNMGAELGATTSIFPSDEVTKAFLEAQGRGDVYVPLASDPDAKYDEEYTVDLNTLVPLAAMPHMPDNVKPVTEIGPITVNQCCIGSCTNSSYYDMMKVAAILKGKTIHPDVSLTISPGSKQVFDMLAKNGALSDIIAAGARILECACGPCIGMGQSPESGGVSLRTFNRNFEGRSGTQDAQIYLVSPEVAAASALAGVLTDPRTLGEAPVIEMPEHFDINDNLIIKPAEDPSTVEVRRGPNIKLFPLGKELEDSYAGKVVLKIEDNITTDHILPAGAKLLPYRSNIPYYSNYCFINVDPKFPARCQEQGGGVIVGGANYGQGSSREHAALVPLYLGVRAVLVKSFARIHKANLVNSGIIPLTFVDPADYDKISLNDSIQLPHIAEEIKNGSRVTVVVNGYTFQAECEVSDRQRGALLAGGTLNYAKKQNG
- the tsaD gene encoding tRNA (adenosine(37)-N6)-threonylcarbamoyltransferase complex transferase subunit TsaD, with the protein product MKILAIESSCDETAAAIIEDGRHILSNIVDSQVETHALYGGVVPEIASRRHMEAVVRVIDLALREANMDASDVDAVAATCAPGLIGALLVGANFGKSLAYSLQKPFIPVHHIRGHIAANYLVFSELKPPFLTLVASGGHSLLVLVRDYTSFEILGGTRDDAAGEAFDKVARVLGVGYPGGPKIDTMARGGDASKYPLPHSKVKDAPLDFSFSGLKTAVINLAHNAEQKGETIDKPALAAAFCAAVVDTLVPRLELAIDQTGVRDVVCAGGVAANSWLRKALHEMAARRKIQLYLPPLHLCGDNAAMIGSQAYYEFQAGNLGTTLQNAFATAEISEKICQKIS
- a CDS encoding GNAT family N-acetyltransferase — translated: MDLWKIGMKNMELKFVEVNHPHLHMLTAELDDFFVKRYGEATRKYQKYHDLTKMAGAAVAYVQEVPVACCCWKAMDAVTAEVKRMYVRPAYREQGIARQLMEAIEQHAAASGCHRAVLETGSDMEGAITAYRHLGYQVCDNYGDFVGDSNVLCMEKEISDGTMR
- the rimI gene encoding ribosomal protein S18-alanine N-acetyltransferase, producing the protein MKIKIAKMQPEHIPALAVIEQQCFHTPWSENALAAELEEDGSLFLVAEGPEPLGYVGCKTVLDEGYITNVAVRPDARRHGIARRLLQELQKAAEKQGLSFITLEVRVSNVAAIALYEKAGYISVGTRKAFYHDPKEDAMLMTLFLDKESAD
- a CDS encoding low molecular weight protein arginine phosphatase — protein: MDKIVFLCTGNTCRSPMAEGLFRALGGEEKTGLHAESAGIFTVDGLPASEHARTAAAEMGADLSGHHSRMLNSQIVADAKYLVCMTGAHYDRVLAEFPQAESKLFTLLPQDISDPFGGDLDTYRQCAEQIRTGVSAIIERLS
- the polA gene encoding DNA polymerase I, which produces MKIMVIDGNSILNRAFYGVRLLTNHEGLYTNAIYGFLSTFFKLQDEECPDRTIVCFDVREKTFRHKKFDSYKATRKGMPDELAVQLPVMKDVLDKLGVTCCEQAGYEADDLIGTISRVLNEHGDECVIVTGDRDSLQLVGGGTTVRLVTTKMGQTTTTRYDEALFQEEYGFAPIHLIDLKALMGDSSDNISGVPGIGQKTAMNLLLRFGSLDAIYENLDSPDIKKGVRDKLEAGAQSARDSFWLATIDRNAPLPIDPTALSEEFIDEEGLYALLTRLEFKSFIKRLGLTVDDVPEAPESTLTIQTMDQFEAGLAQIKSCNDTVYLYMTARQDAFCLLQGSQAFVYVENDFSSDEWFELLRRLFSGAVQLVAHDIKESYVQLMARCIWPEGVVFDTCLGAYLLNPAEGAYDLQRVTLSYLNLELPDAAFEKEDAFSPLGGREEAVRLLARWTEAVKLVHDEIAKRLDEQPALKKLYFDLELPLMTVLADMQHIGCKADPQLLQEFGEQLDERIESLTERIYADAGGTFNINSPKQLGEILFERLGLPVQKKTKSGYSTSAEVLEAIVGYHPIVGEVLEYRQLTKLKSTYVDGLLKVIDPKDGRIHSHFQQTVTATGRLSSTDPNLQNIPVRTELGRELRRMFIAEDEQHVLIDADYSQIELRVLAHIAKDEAMLEAFRHGQDIHAATASKVYGVPPEEVTSQMRSSCKAVNFGIVYGISDFALAGDIGVTRKQAREFIQSYLATYPGVDRYMQESKAFAKEHGYVETLFGRRRYLPELSSKSFAIRSFGERVAMNTPIQGTAADIIKIAMLRVWRRLREEGYRSKLILQVHDELILEAPLEEQEVVTKLLTEEMEGAIKMDAPLIAEAHTGHDWYTAKG
- a CDS encoding PTS transporter subunit IIC — protein: MSNVKEFLRRKDIEISAKRYGVDALGAMAQGLFASLLIGTIVGTLGTQLGIDVFVQVGDFAKETHVVGAAMACAIGWALHCPPLVLFSLITVGSATNELGGAGGPLAVLIITVIAAELGKAVSKETKIDILVTPFVTIFSGCMLAAWCAPAIGAAASAVGQIIMWATDLQPFLMGVVVSVVVGVALTLPISSAAICAALGLTGLAGGAAVAGCCAQMIGFAVMSFRENRWGGLVSQGLGTSMLQMPNIVRNPRIWIPPTLASAITGPIATCVFGLQMNGAPVSSGMGTCGLVGQIGVYTGWISPTNNAAPVSPGMMEWLGLILISFVLPAILSVIFCEILRKMGWIKENDLKLED